Proteins found in one bacterium genomic segment:
- a CDS encoding cupin domain-containing protein, which yields MKTIEVKNAKSLNNPHGIDARKIYDTKNAVVVYMNIEPGKSLKSHITPVDVFFYVLTGRGIVEVGEEKLEVGPDTLIESPANIAHCWYNEGNKPLRILVAKVPRPTEATKMNP from the coding sequence ATGAAAACTATCGAAGTGAAAAACGCGAAATCGCTAAATAACCCACACGGCATCGATGCGCGCAAAATCTATGACACGAAAAACGCAGTTGTCGTGTACATGAACATCGAACCCGGAAAATCTCTTAAAAGTCATATCACGCCTGTCGATGTATTTTTCTACGTGCTCACTGGCAGAGGAATTGTGGAAGTCGGCGAGGAGAAGCTCGAGGTCGGCCCGGACACACTTATCGAAAGCCCCGCAAATATTGCCCATTGCTGGTATAACGAGGGAAATAAACCTCTTCGAATATTGGTGGCCAAAGTGCCGCGCCCTACGGAAGCCACAAAAATGAATCCATAG
- a CDS encoding DUF4405 domain-containing protein, which yields MKKRTTTALVSTILLILVVIVVITGIIKMPLSSKIIGADWTVPEPITKIHTVSGILMTVFTILHIWLYFSVFKSGLIRLLKIAKGNK from the coding sequence ATGAAAAAGAGAACTACAACTGCGTTGGTATCGACGATCCTTTTGATATTAGTCGTAATCGTCGTGATAACAGGGATTATCAAGATGCCACTATCGAGCAAGATTATTGGCGCGGATTGGACGGTTCCGGAACCGATCACAAAAATCCACACGGTTTCCGGTATCCTGATGACCGTTTTCACAATACTCCATATCTGGCTCTATTTTTCGGTGTTCAAAAGCGGTCTTATTCGCTTATTAAAAATAGCGAAAGGAAATAAATGA